The following are from one region of the Candidatus Bathyarchaeota archaeon genome:
- a CDS encoding GNAT family N-acetyltransferase yields MFEFGNLRFRPTEKEDLRLLHEWENDFELIMYSRSKPMNFVNMAQLEKQYEEWVKDEKSLHLIIELVDSKEAIGIAKLRRGEWGNVKTADIGTYIGKKELWRKGLGRQITVALLEMSFNQLNAERCEAWSVEYNRRAHKALEACGFKKGGIMRQAAFVNGRKWDGFHFDILRDEYLSIRTDLLKRTLEDKSEEYLKKHCTIEGY; encoded by the coding sequence ATGTTCGAGTTTGGAAACCTTCGGTTTAGACCTACAGAAAAAGAAGATTTGAGATTGCTGCATGAGTGGGAAAACGATTTTGAACTAATAATGTACTCAAGAAGCAAGCCTATGAACTTTGTGAACATGGCGCAGTTAGAGAAACAATATGAAGAATGGGTGAAAGATGAGAAAAGCCTTCACCTTATCATTGAACTTGTTGATTCGAAAGAGGCTATTGGAATTGCTAAGCTGCGGCGAGGAGAATGGGGAAATGTGAAAACTGCAGATATTGGAACGTATATTGGCAAGAAGGAACTGTGGAGGAAAGGGTTAGGGCGACAAATTACAGTGGCTTTGTTAGAAATGTCCTTCAACCAATTGAATGCGGAACGGTGCGAGGCATGGAGCGTAGAATACAATCGTCGTGCTCATAAAGCTCTGGAAGCCTGTGGTTTCAAAAAAGGCGGAATAATGAGACAAGCTGCGTTCGTTAATGGACGAAAATGGGACGGCTTCCACTTTGATATACTGCGAGATGAGTACCTAAGTATACGAACAGACTTGCTAAAACGAACGTTGGAAGACAAATCAGAGGAATACCTTAAGAAACACTGCACCATCGAAGGATACTA
- a CDS encoding MFS transporter — translation SFLLIYAYNLGFKIPFPLFEIPNVAVFYLIFTAIASLMSLPFGKLADITGRKAVLLTSYVFWGALCWGFVYANSLTAIVLLFVLYGLHKTAAEPVQRAFVSELAPEKYRASVLGTYQLVVGLFALPASIIAGILWAHFGTYTPFYFSFILTFLATLLLLFVREKEQKP, via the coding sequence TCTTTCCTACTCATCTACGCATATAATCTCGGTTTTAAAATTCCTTTTCCCCTCTTCGAAATCCCTAACGTAGCAGTTTTCTATCTTATATTCACCGCGATTGCTTCTCTTATGTCGCTACCTTTCGGAAAACTAGCAGACATAACAGGCAGAAAAGCAGTTTTGCTCACATCTTACGTTTTCTGGGGAGCATTATGCTGGGGATTCGTTTATGCCAATTCTCTAACAGCAATAGTACTCTTATTTGTTCTATATGGTTTACACAAAACAGCAGCAGAGCCTGTCCAAAGAGCCTTCGTTTCCGAGCTTGCACCTGAAAAATACCGAGCAAGCGTACTGGGTACTTACCAACTTGTTGTAGGACTATTTGCTTTACCCGCTTCTATAATTGCTGGAATTTTGTGGGCACATTTCGGAACGTATACCCCATTCTACTTTTCCTTCATCTTAACATTCCTAGCAACTCTTTTATTGCTATTTGTACGAGAAAAGGAGCAGAAGCCCTAA
- a CDS encoding Mrp/NBP35 family ATP-binding protein, producing MVDSRLNVINKRLAKIGKMIAVSSGKGGVGKSLIASTLALTLSRSGFKVGLLDLDFTSPSTHVILGIEGSYPKEEKGIIPPVAHGLMYMSIIYYSGDAPSPLRGVDISNAIIELLAITQWGSLDFLVIDMPPGIGDATLDMIRLVKDINFLVVTTSSKVVFETVRKLMELLKDLKVSIIGIIENMKMTDSSFIRENVEKHNLSFLGEIKFDHKLEDSMGNVNKLLETKFVKSLERIVSQKPEIKS from the coding sequence ATGGTTGATTCCAGACTAAACGTCATCAACAAAAGATTGGCAAAAATAGGAAAGATGATAGCAGTGTCAAGTGGCAAAGGGGGAGTAGGCAAAAGCTTGATCGCATCCACCTTGGCGCTTACACTTTCGAGAAGCGGCTTCAAAGTAGGTCTGCTGGACTTAGACTTCACCAGCCCATCTACCCACGTGATACTGGGAATTGAGGGATCATATCCTAAAGAGGAAAAAGGAATCATCCCACCCGTAGCTCACGGTTTAATGTACATGTCAATCATCTACTATTCCGGTGACGCGCCATCACCCTTGAGAGGCGTCGACATCTCTAATGCAATAATAGAGCTGCTGGCTATTACTCAGTGGGGCTCGCTGGATTTTCTTGTGATTGATATGCCTCCGGGCATCGGAGACGCGACATTGGACATGATAAGACTCGTTAAAGACATTAACTTCCTCGTTGTGACAACTTCATCTAAAGTGGTGTTTGAGACAGTTAGAAAATTGATGGAACTACTGAAAGACTTGAAGGTGTCCATCATTGGTATTATAGAGAACATGAAAATGACCGATTCGTCATTCATCCGCGAAAACGTTGAAAAGCACAACCTGTCCTTTCTGGGAGAAATAAAATTCGATCATAAGCTAGAGGACTCGATGGGAAACGTAAACAAATTATTAGAAACCAAGTTCGTAAAAAGCTTGGAGAGGATAGTCTCTCAGAAGCCTGAAATAAAATCTTAA
- a CDS encoding class II SORL domain-containing protein translates to MDKKHVHTIDASDCKSSEPFEVQLNVEDSKTLSTLMYFPITPTGLNFTLANVTLEKLNLPTVSNGYEAKLRVTLEESTTLGARAFCNLPSLWKEKGKSHG, encoded by the coding sequence ATGGACAAAAAACATGTACATACAATAGACGCGTCAGACTGTAAGTCCAGTGAACCTTTCGAGGTACAATTGAATGTTGAGGACTCGAAGACGTTGAGCACCCTAATGTACTTTCCCATTACACCAACTGGGTTAAACTTTACACTTGCAAACGTTACGTTGGAAAAGCTGAATTTGCCGACAGTTAGTAATGGCTATGAAGCAAAACTTAGGGTAACTTTAGAAGAATCGACGACACTGGGTGCAAGAGCATTCTGCAATCTTCCCAGCTTATGGAAGGAAAAGGGAAAAAGTCACGGTTGA
- the hypA gene encoding hydrogenase nickel incorporation protein HypA: MHEWALAEAVISTILKIAGEERLKDIAEVNIKIGELQQIDQEIFEFALSQLQSPLLKNAKFNFETIKAELKCKVCGRQWSFDAENLEEDVSEAIHFIPEIAHTYIKCPKCSSPDFEILVGRGVWLESIKGVK; the protein is encoded by the coding sequence ATGCACGAATGGGCTTTAGCAGAAGCAGTGATTTCCACAATTCTCAAAATAGCCGGAGAAGAAAGGCTAAAAGACATCGCTGAAGTAAACATCAAGATTGGCGAACTGCAACAAATAGATCAAGAGATATTCGAATTCGCTCTATCTCAACTCCAATCTCCCCTTCTCAAAAACGCGAAGTTCAATTTTGAAACTATAAAGGCTGAATTGAAATGCAAAGTTTGTGGGCGCCAATGGAGTTTTGACGCGGAAAACCTAGAAGAAGACGTATCAGAAGCAATCCACTTTATCCCCGAAATCGCCCACACATACATAAAATGTCCTAAATGCAGCAGCCCAGACTTTGAAATCCTAGTTGGACGCGGAGTTTGGTTGGAATCAATAAAAGGGGTGAAATAG
- a CDS encoding PAC2 family protein — MKKSYIHQRFHPKLDRPIFIEGLPGFGNVGKITAQLLIKFSEAKLFAEYYSPFFPDYVVLSNHGICSPPRYEFYAPPSGNKLSVVVLTGDSQPPLDNVLAHYEICEEVLDFVQKLGCNFVVTVGGVPVSSEKKDVYVATTSNELAAEVMEKGGIIYRQGRIMGATGLLLGLAKERGWNGFCLLGATSGLRSDKDAGFAVFKLLMKALGQEVQQAL, encoded by the coding sequence TTGAAAAAATCATATATCCATCAAAGATTTCATCCAAAACTTGACAGACCCATCTTCATAGAGGGACTGCCTGGGTTTGGGAATGTGGGTAAAATTACAGCACAACTGCTAATTAAGTTCAGTGAAGCGAAACTGTTCGCAGAATACTACTCCCCATTTTTCCCCGACTACGTTGTTCTTAGTAATCATGGAATTTGCAGTCCTCCGCGTTACGAATTTTATGCACCTCCATCTGGAAATAAGTTGAGTGTAGTTGTTTTGACAGGAGATTCGCAGCCTCCATTGGATAATGTCTTGGCTCATTATGAAATATGCGAGGAGGTTTTAGATTTTGTGCAGAAGCTAGGCTGCAATTTTGTAGTAACTGTTGGTGGTGTCCCTGTTTCGAGTGAAAAAAAGGACGTCTATGTAGCAACCACATCAAATGAGCTAGCTGCAGAAGTTATGGAAAAAGGCGGCATAATCTATAGGCAAGGTCGAATTATGGGCGCTACTGGGTTGTTATTGGGTCTAGCTAAAGAGCGGGGATGGAATGGTTTTTGTCTTTTGGGCGCGACTAGTGGGTTACGGTCGGATAAAGATGCAGGATTTGCAGTGTTCAAGTTATTGATGAAAGCTTTGGGGCAAGAGGTTCAACAAGCACTGTAG
- the nikR gene encoding nickel-responsive transcriptional regulator NikR — protein sequence MGKIVRIGITFPSELLSDFDKVIEDIGYKSRSKAIHDTVRTFVNEQKWLADVKGTRAGSITIIYNHETRELESDLTDTQHHFESIICATIHVHLTKEKCLETIAVKGEAEKIKQLAKKLKARKGVEEVRLNIFSV from the coding sequence ATGGGAAAGATTGTTCGTATAGGCATTACTTTTCCTTCTGAACTTCTTTCGGACTTTGACAAAGTTATTGAAGACATAGGGTACAAAAGCCGATCAAAAGCAATTCACGACACCGTTCGCACTTTTGTTAACGAACAGAAATGGCTTGCAGACGTGAAAGGAACAAGGGCTGGATCAATAACTATAATATACAACCATGAAACAAGAGAGTTAGAATCCGATCTAACAGACACCCAGCATCACTTCGAATCTATAATTTGTGCCACGATACACGTCCATTTAACCAAAGAAAAGTGCTTAGAAACAATAGCAGTAAAAGGAGAAGCTGAGAAAATAAAACAATTAGCCAAAAAGCTGAAAGCCAGAAAAGGAGTAGAAGAAGTTAGGCTGAACATCTTTTCGGTTTGA